The Cylindrospermopsis curvispora GIHE-G1 genome contains a region encoding:
- the folD gene encoding bifunctional methylenetetrahydrofolate dehydrogenase/methenyltetrahydrofolate cyclohydrolase FolD gives METKTAKILDGKTLAAKVQKELAKTITEIQPKIGRPPGLAVLMVGNNPASATYVANKEKACHQVGIATFGRHFPTETSQNELEQIIEELNRDQRVDGILIQLPLPKHLDSIALLHRILPSKDADGLHPINLGHLVRGEMGMRSCTPAGVMKLLAEYKIPLAGKQAVVIGRSILVGKPMALMLLEADATVTIAHSRSQNLTTITQNADILVAAAGIPGLITAEMIKPGAVVIDVGINRITDGNGKSRLVGDIDFVSTAQVAQYITPVPGGIGPMTVAMLLQNTVCSYLKVANQQ, from the coding sequence ATGGAAACAAAAACTGCAAAAATCCTTGATGGTAAGACACTAGCCGCAAAAGTTCAAAAAGAACTGGCTAAAACCATCACAGAAATACAACCTAAAATAGGCCGCCCCCCCGGTTTAGCAGTGTTGATGGTGGGAAATAACCCCGCCTCAGCCACCTATGTAGCTAACAAAGAAAAAGCCTGTCATCAGGTGGGAATTGCTACTTTCGGTAGACATTTTCCTACTGAAACTAGCCAAAATGAACTAGAACAAATCATAGAGGAACTCAACCGTGATCAGCGGGTAGATGGAATTTTAATCCAGTTACCCCTACCCAAGCATTTAGACTCTATTGCTCTACTACATAGAATTCTTCCTAGCAAAGACGCTGATGGACTGCATCCAATTAATTTAGGGCATTTAGTCCGGGGAGAAATGGGAATGCGCAGTTGTACCCCTGCTGGAGTGATGAAACTGTTGGCAGAATATAAAATTCCCCTAGCAGGAAAACAAGCAGTGGTGATAGGACGTAGTATTTTAGTGGGTAAGCCCATGGCATTAATGTTATTGGAAGCTGATGCTACAGTTACTATTGCCCATTCTCGCAGCCAAAACTTGACAACCATTACCCAAAACGCTGATATTTTGGTAGCAGCAGCAGGTATTCCCGGATTAATCACAGCAGAAATGATAAAACCGGGCGCAGTTGTGATAGATGTGGGAATAAACCGCATTACTGATGGCAATGGTAAAAGTCGCCTAGTTGGTGACATTGACTTTGTCTCCACTGCTCAGGTGGCACAGTATATTACCCCTGTTCCCGGTGGTATTGGCCCCATGACAGTCGCCATGTTGCTGCAAAACACTGTTTGTAGCTATTTAAAAGTAGCCAATCAGCAGTAA
- a CDS encoding MgPME-cyclase complex family protein, with translation MEKYHYVLASQKFLLEEEPLEEVLRERIRNYHEREKEIDFWLVKNPAFLEAPEMTDVKKKCPQPPVAIISTDSQFITWLKLRLEHVIVGEFTTPLGTIHDPLASLTNV, from the coding sequence ATGGAAAAGTATCATTACGTGTTGGCTAGTCAAAAGTTTCTCCTCGAGGAGGAACCACTAGAAGAAGTTTTAAGGGAACGGATCCGTAATTACCACGAGCGGGAAAAGGAAATAGACTTCTGGTTAGTAAAAAATCCTGCTTTTTTGGAAGCGCCCGAAATGACAGATGTTAAGAAAAAATGTCCCCAACCACCAGTAGCCATTATTTCCACCGATTCTCAATTTATTACCTGGTTAAAATTACGTTTAGAACATGTTATAGTGGGTGAATTTACTACTCCTTTGGGAACTATTCATGACCCGCTAGCTTCTTTGACAAATGTGTAA
- the mutS gene encoding DNA mismatch repair protein MutS, whose amino-acid sequence MTTPEIQPPTIPINDIHLVGDRSKLSKMYQHYVEMKDKYPHALLMYRVGDFFETFFQDAITVSRELELVLTSKHGGDVGRIAMTGVPHHAWERYATQLVEKGYAVVICDQVEDASQAVGLVKREVTRILTPGTVLEEGMLKASRNNYLAAVVIAANHWGLAYADISTGEFLTTQSSELENLTQELMRLQPAEVLFPTNAPDLGTLLRPGETSPSLPQCLPPTFCYSLRSQLPFSQGEARSKLLQKFKLRSLEGIGCEHLPLAVRAAGGLLEYIEDTQKQNSVPLQLLRSYTLNDYLILDHQTRRNLEISQTVRDGTFHGSLLWALNHTSTPMGGRALRRWLLQPLIDIKRIKSRQDTIEELVENTPLRQDLRKLLRQIYDLERLTGRAGSGTANARDLLALADSFSRLPELSQLVADARSPFLKVLKKVPPIVEELGKKLHAYLVEAPPTQLKEGGLIRSGVDRILDERKATVEADQHWIANLEVDERARTGIPTLKVGFNKTFGYYISISRSKSDQVPDNYIRKQTLTNEERYITPELKEREARILTARDDLNQLEYEVFANLRDEVGSHAETIRDISRAVAAADVLCGLAELAVHQGYCRPQMLEGRELEIIDGRHPVVEKSLPAGFFVPNSTALGGELQDSQEQIVSYPDLVILTGPNASGKSCYLRQLGLIQLMAQIGSFVPAKSARLGICDRIFTRVGAVDDLSTGQSTFMVEMNETANILNHATANSLVLLDEIGRGTATFDGLSIAWAVAEYLAAEIKARTVFATHYHELNELASILTNVANYQVTVKELPDQIIFLHQVQPGGADKSYGIEAGRLAGLPPVVIERAKQVMGQIEKHSKIALGLRSGN is encoded by the coding sequence ATGACCACACCAGAAATTCAACCACCCACCATCCCCATTAATGATATCCACCTGGTAGGAGACCGTAGTAAGCTGAGTAAAATGTATCAGCACTACGTAGAAATGAAGGATAAATATCCTCACGCGCTGCTAATGTACCGTGTGGGGGACTTTTTTGAGACTTTCTTCCAAGACGCAATAACTGTATCCAGAGAATTAGAACTAGTTTTAACTAGTAAACATGGTGGTGATGTTGGTCGCATAGCTATGACAGGTGTGCCTCATCATGCTTGGGAGCGTTACGCTACCCAATTAGTGGAAAAAGGTTATGCTGTAGTAATCTGTGATCAAGTGGAGGACGCATCCCAAGCAGTAGGTTTGGTAAAACGGGAAGTTACCCGTATACTCACACCAGGAACTGTATTAGAAGAGGGTATGCTTAAAGCTAGTCGCAATAACTATTTAGCAGCTGTGGTAATTGCTGCAAATCATTGGGGTCTAGCATACGCTGATATCTCAACAGGAGAATTTTTGACGACCCAGAGCAGTGAGTTGGAAAATCTCACCCAAGAGCTGATGAGATTACAACCTGCAGAAGTGCTATTTCCTACCAATGCACCAGATCTGGGAACTCTACTGAGACCAGGAGAAACTTCACCTTCCCTCCCTCAATGTTTACCACCGACATTTTGTTATAGTTTGCGCTCTCAATTGCCCTTTTCCCAGGGGGAAGCTAGGAGTAAATTATTACAAAAATTTAAATTACGCTCCCTGGAAGGTATTGGTTGTGAGCATCTCCCCCTGGCAGTTCGCGCTGCAGGTGGACTGCTGGAATATATTGAGGACACTCAAAAGCAAAATTCTGTACCTCTCCAGCTATTACGTAGTTATACTCTCAATGACTATCTAATTTTAGACCACCAAACCCGCCGAAATTTAGAAATTTCCCAGACGGTACGCGATGGCACATTTCATGGATCTCTCTTGTGGGCCCTAAACCATACTAGCACCCCTATGGGAGGACGAGCTTTAAGAAGATGGTTGTTACAACCTCTCATTGATATTAAGAGAATTAAGTCACGACAAGATACTATTGAGGAGTTGGTGGAAAACACCCCCCTGCGTCAAGATTTACGGAAATTATTACGGCAAATTTATGATTTGGAACGATTAACGGGTCGCGCAGGTTCTGGAACCGCCAATGCGCGAGACTTACTGGCATTGGCTGATTCTTTTTCTCGGTTACCCGAGTTGTCACAACTGGTAGCAGATGCGCGATCGCCATTTCTCAAGGTTCTAAAAAAGGTTCCACCCATAGTAGAAGAGCTGGGTAAGAAGCTACATGCTTATCTGGTGGAAGCACCCCCAACCCAGTTAAAGGAGGGTGGTTTAATTCGTTCAGGAGTTGATCGTATATTAGATGAGAGGAAAGCTACGGTAGAAGCAGATCAACATTGGATAGCAAACTTAGAGGTTGATGAAAGAGCGAGAACGGGAATTCCTACTTTAAAGGTGGGATTCAATAAGACCTTTGGTTATTACATTAGTATTTCCCGTTCCAAGTCTGACCAAGTTCCTGACAATTACATTCGTAAACAAACACTAACCAATGAAGAACGTTATATTACGCCAGAATTAAAAGAAAGAGAGGCTAGAATATTAACAGCTAGAGATGACTTAAATCAGTTAGAATATGAAGTATTTGCCAACCTACGAGATGAGGTTGGTTCCCATGCAGAAACAATTCGGGACATTTCGCGTGCGGTAGCTGCTGCTGACGTATTATGTGGTTTAGCAGAATTGGCAGTACATCAGGGTTATTGTCGTCCCCAGATGTTAGAGGGAAGGGAGTTGGAAATTATTGATGGTCGTCATCCCGTAGTCGAAAAGTCCTTACCTGCAGGATTTTTCGTTCCCAACTCCACTGCACTTGGTGGCGAACTTCAGGATTCCCAAGAGCAAATTGTCTCCTATCCCGACCTGGTCATCTTAACTGGTCCTAATGCTAGTGGCAAAAGTTGTTACTTACGCCAGTTAGGTTTAATTCAGTTAATGGCCCAGATTGGTAGTTTTGTACCCGCTAAGTCTGCTCGGTTAGGAATTTGCGATCGCATTTTTACTCGTGTAGGGGCGGTAGATGATCTTTCCACAGGTCAGTCCACATTCATGGTAGAAATGAATGAAACCGCTAACATACTAAATCATGCCACTGCTAATTCTTTAGTGTTATTAGACGAAATTGGTAGGGGAACAGCAACATTTGACGGTCTATCAATTGCATGGGCAGTAGCGGAATACTTAGCAGCAGAGATTAAAGCTCGAACTGTTTTTGCTACCCACTATCATGAATTAAATGAGTTAGCAAGTATTCTCACCAACGTAGCCAACTATCAAGTAACCGTCAAAGAATTACCAGACCAAATTATCTTTTTGCATCAAGTGCAACCTGGTGGTGCGGATAAGTCTTATGGGATAGAAGCGGGGAGACTAGCGGGTTTACCACCAGTAGTTATTGAAAGGGCCAAACAAGTAATGGGACAAATTGAAAAACACAGCAAAATTGCCCTAGGATTAAGATCGGGTAACTAG
- the crtE gene encoding geranylgeranyl diphosphate synthase CrtE yields the protein MVATDNIHKTSQPARFNLYAYLGERQQLCDAALDKFIPLVYPEKIYEAMRYSLLAGGKRVRPILCLATCEMIGGTVEMAMPTACAMEMIHTMSLIHDDLPAMDNDDYRRGKLTNHKVYGEDVAILAGDGLLALSFELVATQTPQTVAPERTLQVIARMGKASGAPGLVGGQVVDLASEGQSNISLETLNFIHNHKTAALLEASVVCGGIIAGASPQDIQKLTRYSQNIGLAFQIIDDILDITATKEQLGKTAGKDIESAKVTYPSLWGIEESRLKAQELVEEACAQLDFYGDKAVPLQEIAHFIINRNH from the coding sequence ATGGTAGCAACGGATAACATTCACAAAACATCACAGCCAGCCCGGTTTAACCTCTATGCCTATCTTGGGGAGCGACAGCAGCTTTGTGATGCAGCTCTGGATAAATTCATTCCGCTAGTATATCCAGAAAAAATCTATGAAGCCATGCGCTATTCCCTCCTAGCTGGAGGGAAGCGTGTACGTCCCATTTTGTGTCTTGCTACTTGTGAAATGATTGGTGGCACTGTAGAAATGGCTATGCCAACTGCTTGTGCTATGGAAATGATTCATACCATGTCCCTAATTCACGATGATTTGCCAGCCATGGATAATGATGATTATCGACGGGGTAAATTGACAAATCACAAGGTCTATGGGGAAGACGTAGCCATTTTAGCTGGTGATGGCCTGTTGGCTTTGTCCTTTGAACTTGTAGCCACCCAAACCCCTCAAACCGTAGCACCTGAGAGGACTTTACAGGTAATTGCCAGAATGGGGAAAGCTTCTGGGGCTCCCGGGTTAGTCGGTGGTCAGGTGGTAGATTTAGCATCGGAAGGTCAGTCAAATATTTCACTGGAAACCCTCAATTTTATCCACAACCACAAAACAGCAGCACTATTAGAAGCATCTGTGGTCTGTGGGGGAATTATCGCTGGTGCTTCTCCACAAGACATACAAAAATTGACACGTTACTCTCAAAATATTGGTCTAGCATTCCAAATTATAGATGATATTCTCGATATCACTGCTACCAAGGAACAACTGGGCAAAACCGCTGGTAAGGATATTGAAAGTGCAAAAGTCACCTATCCTAGTTTGTGGGGAATTGAAGAGTCAAGGCTGAAGGCCCAAGAACTTGTGGAAGAGGCTTGTGCCCAATTAGATTTTTATGGGGATAAAGCAGTCCCTCTACAGGAAATAGCTCATTTTATTATTAATCGCAATCACTAG
- a CDS encoding divergent PAP2 family protein — protein sequence MQDIGDIFYNRVLLVALVACFVSQGLKLIFEFIKHRKLDLRVLVTTGGMPSAHSALVTALAAGVGQTIGWSSPDFALAAVVAIIVMYDATGVRQAAGKQARILNQMVDELFHEKPEFFQDRLKELLGHTPLQVVAGSVLGAAISCLASYWLTKAPS from the coding sequence ATGCAGGACATCGGCGATATTTTCTACAACCGAGTGCTACTGGTTGCACTTGTGGCTTGTTTTGTTTCACAAGGATTAAAACTCATTTTTGAATTTATCAAACATCGTAAATTAGATCTCCGCGTTTTGGTTACCACTGGAGGTATGCCTAGCGCCCATTCGGCTCTAGTTACAGCTTTAGCAGCTGGTGTCGGGCAAACTATAGGTTGGTCATCTCCAGATTTTGCCTTAGCTGCGGTTGTAGCTATTATTGTTATGTACGATGCTACGGGAGTTCGCCAAGCAGCAGGTAAGCAGGCCCGCATCCTCAATCAAATGGTTGATGAACTCTTCCATGAAAAACCAGAATTCTTTCAAGACCGTCTTAAGGAACTTCTCGGACATACGCCCCTTCAAGTCGTAGCTGGCTCGGTTTTAGGAGCCGCTATTTCCTGCTTGGCAAGTTATTGGTTAACTAAGGCTCCTTCTTAA
- a CDS encoding AI-2E family transporter, with amino-acid sequence MEMTNKLPRWLTFALAFPIIILNGWLLIQVIKYFQPLVSVVVLAILLSFVLNYPIKFFHNLGFPRILAIVGVLLLTIVMLGAIGVILLPLIFQQLNELINILPAWISSGTQQLQAFLDWAATQQDLPVNIIGIATQLLEKISNQIQSFTGKILTFAFDTIGFLLNLILTIVLTIYLILNGEKLWDGLYGWLPTYLRVKARALLKEDFQNYFIGQATLGAVLGVTVTLTFIALKIPLALLFGITIGFFSLFPFGTGIGIGIVSLLIALENFWQAVEVALIAVTIDQINSNIVAPRLLGNLTGLNPVWVVISLLVGAKLGGVLGLLIAIPIASFIKDFADIWREGQLQTDSMKGKITTPT; translated from the coding sequence ATGGAAATGACAAATAAATTACCTCGTTGGTTAACCTTTGCCTTGGCTTTCCCCATAATTATTCTGAATGGATGGTTGCTCATTCAGGTCATAAAATATTTTCAACCATTAGTTAGTGTTGTTGTTCTAGCTATTCTACTATCTTTTGTCTTAAATTATCCAATCAAATTTTTTCATAACCTGGGGTTTCCTAGAATCTTAGCTATTGTGGGTGTTTTACTTCTTACAATAGTGATGTTGGGAGCCATAGGCGTGATTTTACTACCTTTGATTTTTCAGCAACTGAATGAGTTAATCAATATTCTTCCCGCTTGGATAAGTTCTGGAACTCAACAATTACAAGCATTTTTGGATTGGGCAGCTACCCAACAGGACTTACCTGTTAATATTATTGGTATAGCTACACAATTGTTGGAGAAAATTTCTAATCAAATTCAATCTTTTACCGGTAAAATCCTAACTTTTGCATTTGATACAATTGGGTTTTTGCTAAACTTAATCCTGACTATTGTTTTAACCATTTACCTCATATTAAACGGGGAAAAATTGTGGGATGGTCTATATGGATGGTTGCCTACCTACCTAAGGGTGAAAGCCAGAGCTTTACTAAAAGAAGATTTCCAAAATTACTTCATTGGACAAGCCACCTTGGGAGCGGTTTTGGGAGTGACCGTAACTCTAACATTTATAGCTCTGAAAATTCCCCTAGCCTTATTATTTGGAATTACCATTGGCTTTTTCTCCCTCTTTCCATTTGGCACGGGTATTGGCATTGGGATTGTAAGTTTATTGATAGCTTTAGAAAACTTTTGGCAAGCGGTAGAAGTGGCATTAATAGCAGTAACAATTGACCAAATTAATTCTAATATTGTTGCCCCTAGACTATTGGGAAATTTGACGGGTTTAAATCCCGTTTGGGTAGTAATCTCTTTACTGGTTGGAGCCAAACTGGGTGGAGTTCTGGGACTGTTAATAGCTATTCCTATTGCCAGTTTTATCAAGGATTTTGCTGATATTTGGCGGGAGGGTCAATTACAGACTGATTCTATGAAGGGAAAGATCACCACCCCTACCTGA
- a CDS encoding NUDIX hydrolase, with the protein MINHQIPEVSIVILYQNDQYLMQLRDNIPHIAAPGCWGLFGGHLELGETPEVALVREIKEEIDYQLATFTKFGIYPDDNVTRHVFHAPLLTELSQLTLYEGWDMGLLTDQDIMAGSCYSHKAGQVRYLAHIHQKIMLDFIYR; encoded by the coding sequence ATGATTAATCATCAAATACCAGAGGTTTCTATAGTTATTCTCTACCAAAATGACCAGTACCTCATGCAATTAAGAGATAATATTCCCCATATTGCCGCCCCCGGTTGTTGGGGGTTATTTGGTGGGCATTTAGAACTGGGTGAAACCCCGGAAGTAGCACTAGTGCGGGAAATCAAGGAGGAAATAGATTATCAATTAGCAACCTTTACAAAATTCGGCATTTATCCTGATGACAACGTGACTCGTCATGTTTTTCATGCACCATTACTAACAGAGTTATCACAACTCACCTTGTATGAAGGTTGGGACATGGGCTTATTAACAGATCAAGATATTATGGCGGGTAGTTGCTATTCTCACAAAGCTGGTCAGGTAAGATACTTAGCACACATTCACCAGAAAATCATGCTGGATTTCATTTATCGCTAG